Below is a genomic region from Astatotilapia calliptera chromosome 13, fAstCal1.2, whole genome shotgun sequence.
TGGAGTTAAATGGGAACCAAAGCATATTTTCAAAGGTGTTATATgctataaaatacttttaaaaattaggtgagggaaataaaaaatcattttttctatgtttgagtcacagtaacttttaaagtgtttgtgctaataacatcaTGTACAGTAAGACAGGCATggagaacagcactgactgggagAGCCTTTGAACAGATgacattcagttcaattcaacatATAAGACTTTAAGAATGAACAAGCATCTAAgtaaaatctatttatttagtCTATCATCTGTGATATTATTATGTATAATTATAATGTATTGTTCACCTCtcttaaataaacaggcagccttaatgtatgaaatattcattcattaaaacactaaaatttgTCTGTTGTCTCAGTGGCTGATAGTGCCCACAGGCATCAATAGCTTGAAATAGCTTGAAGctatttataatttttatgtttaatgGGTGGGTGCTCACGATAAAcagattttgaatgaaagccCGGGAACTTCAGTACCACAAAAAGTGGCTATTCTCTGTGCCCATATGGATCAGTCCCTCTTATTACCATTATTCCCTTAAGCCTCAAGTTGGCTAGTTAAGTATCAGACTAACGTTTAAAGCTTTTACTTGAGTGAAGTAACTCACATTACTGCTACTGCTaagtaatgttagctatgtttaCAGCATATACCATAAATCACCATGCCATAACCAACTACTGTACTATCACACTCAGTGCATTTCTCCAGCACGTTTGATAgctagcaaaataataataatagttttaAAATTAGCATGTGTTATGTACACATACTCGAAAATTATTTACTAGGACTCACCTGTCATGTGACTCAGAGTGCAAATTCCACCAGTGTCGTTTTCCATcaaacactcattaaaacaGCAACGTCAAGTTAGTGCACTCATCCCCAGGGGGAGGGCGGGGtcacacattgaaacagactgGCACGCAGAGGTGCAAGGCAGACCAGATGGAGAAATTTTGCTTTCACACTTTGTGACTCATTcagttatttgtggtgaatgaaaTATGGTTTCAACCACGTTTAAGCACCACATCTAAAATTCAAGCACTATTCAAACCTTGAAAAGACAATATTTAAATTCAAGccttttttaatgatttcaagCACCCATACAAACCCTGCATATGAAAAAGCCAGAAATCCAGAAAGATGGCCAAATGAAACCAAATGTCTATGATCACAAGAAAACTACATCAGTAGAGTTGTCAAGTAGTCACAATATGAAAAGTCCTCACCTTAGCCTCCTTTTTACAGAGCAGCATGACTTGTCCCAAGTGTCCTGCAGCAGCTGAGAAGCAGAGGGGGCTCATGCCGTTTTCTGAAACAACATCCACGCTGGCGCCGAACTCGAGCAGCAGTGAGACAATTTCCTGGTGACCGAGGTGACACTGGACGCAAAGCACTGGTGCGTTGTTCAGTACTTCTGTGCGGTAATTCACGTTTGCCCCTCCCAGCATCAGGAGACGGCTTACCTGATCAtacaagcaaaaaaataaataaaaaatgcagaaaGCATTCACGtttgaatatttatttcaaGGTCTTTGCAAAGAAGTGAATTTTTTATCACATGTACTTAAAGGTGAAAGAAatctgaattaaaaataaatgttattctCTTAAGAAGAGATGACTGTTTAACTATTTTACTCTTTATTGGCTAAATTATACACTTAAAAATGTGAACTACCACCCATGTTTGAGCAGCAGAATTGTTTCCATTACTCATTTTATGGCTCATACAGAGATCAAACTTCTTATTCTCATCTTCAGATTTTTCAGACGGCAAATGAAACGGCCACATTCTAGCGAATGCAATTATCAAGTGTGGTATTCGCTTTCATTACGAGTAAATCAATAATAAAGGCCTagtcaaacaaaaccaaagagtGAAATGAGTGTTTGACGACAGGAGATGAAAGTGTGTGTTATTTTCTGGATCCTCTGTAGCATAAttaacccccccacccctcccccaGAGGAGAGAATAAGGTCATTTTGTAAATGTCTGTTTGACTAATACTACACATTTATACAATAACTCACAAACAGACACCAGGTGATGGAACGCcctctgaaacaataacacTAACGGCAAAGAAGTACGGAGGATCATTTTTCTTCGAGCCAGAATGCATCATGCTGGCAGAACAGCCTTTCCAGGAAAGGCCAAATGATTATCGCCCTTCGAAACACGACTGAAAAGCAGTACACAGGAAGTTGGCTCGTGCGCGAAGCTTATTAACATTTACCTGTCAAATTATAATTGGACACATTAACAATATAAAAGGACAGCGGTTATTAATAAAACATTCTCTGCGTGGAGCAACATTCGGGGATTAAAAGTGTAACTAAAATCTAAAGaaagttgcagttatttctgAGATGCATTTGCTTTAAAATGACCTAACCAGTGTATATGATTATATTACTCCAATGTAACAAAAGGGTTatgaaaatgctgaaaattgGATACATATACTGTGTGTTTAATATATAGTGTTTAAAGGTTTCCTATATCCCCTCAAGAAGCTTCTACTTTGCATTTCAACAAAAGCAACCTGTTGCATTTAGGCATTTCAGGTTAtcaataatgtgtttttttcatcGTTAGCTAATAAGCCGATTGTTCTGCATTCAACAGACGCGCAGGAGCAAACCTGAAGCAAAGGCTTACCTTGACATTAGGTGTGTAGAGGTTCCTCAGGGAGGCCAGGGCTGCAGAAAGGCCGTCAGTGCTGCAGTTTATCCACAGAGCCTGAAGGACACTGGATGACACGCCTGTCTTCTTGCTCAGACCCTGCACGCACGCCGATGCATAAATGCATgagtaaatacacaaacacacatatgtaaAAACCAGCGAATCTGAGGGGCATAAGCTGTCAATGTTGCTTTCCACATCCCACGGCTTATCCTCTGGTGAACCATTGTCACAGTGCATAAATCAAGAGAAAGTGAACACCAAGAAATTCCTGCAAGGGATGGATTTCaaataaagatgaatgcataGACCACGTAGGTTCCACATCTATACCTTGAAGATGTGTGCTTTGAGTATGTGGTGTCCCAGCTCCATTGTCTGCTGCCGATTCAGTTTCCCCTCTTGGCGCGATAACATGAAAGCCATGAGAGCGTGACCGGTCCTGGGTTAGAAAACAAGGGAACAGATAGGATACTCAGTCGTCAACAGTAGGAATGATTGTTCCTCTGCTTCAAACGACATGAAAGTACTGATTCATTCTGCTGATGACGAGGAGCCTGGCACTGTCATGGAGAACTATTGTATTCTGGAGCTGGTGTGAATAAGCTAAAAATGTTTGGCAATGACCCTCTGAACAACAGGGGGGAAGAGTGTCACTGAGGCACTAATTAATGCAGAACTTCATTAAAAAGGCATGCATGATTGCGAATCCCTTTGATCTGGATAAAAATCCTCTCTAGTTGTGCCCAGGCACAAACAGAGAGGCAGTGCAGGAggcttttgtctctctgtgcatctCCTGCGCCAGACTACaagcctttgtttttttaatgatggaGCTGGAAGGCTGTGAATGACCAGAATACGAAGCTCAGCTCTCGTCCGTTTGGAGGCATCGCCGTGTGAGCAGAGGTGAGCAACAGGGAGGAAAAAAGTGACATCATTCAATTTATGaagtgtgaatgactgaaatcTCTCATTTGCGTGTGGCTCCAGCATTTCAATTAGGTAAGCACTGCAAGTACTGCTAAAAGAGATAAGCCTGCCTCGCATTGCAACATGCAATATCTGCAAAATGCATAGGTCAGTACCCCCCCTCCCTCACAAAAAGCACTATTTATTAAAACAGGGCAAATCAGTGTGAGGCTgcaagacaacaaaaaaaaaaagcactgatcAGGAGTCAAAAGTTGTGCGGGTGATCTACTAACAAAGCACAAATTCATGAGCACAGACGCAGCAGTTCATTTTACCGATGACCAATGCAAGCTGCCAACAGCAGCGCAAATTAGTGGGTTGCAAACAAGCAGATGAGGGAGCGAGTAATCCACTAACAACGCTGGTGCGGCTTGTTATTTGAAATTTGACAATTATAATACGGTACCAGCACATGTGAACAATTCAGACCGGGGAGAGGCAGTGGAAGGAGAATCGATGTGTTTGATATGAGGGTGAAGTCTGCAGTCAGGCATCTGAACTCGGATGAATCCTGACAGCTCCAAAAGAGCACAGGATTTATCTGCAGAGGTGCTGCTTTATTACAAACAGCTTCACTGTATCAAAGGTGCATTCTGAGATGACCTTTTGAATGTGCTGTACGTCGCAAACAGGCCTTGTGCTAATGAATTTAgtgctgtgatgtgtctgtAAATGCTCACATCATCACATCACTTCAcactcaattttttttctgcatgccGTGTGTATTTTTTCCGAGACAAAGGAAAGACTTTGGCATGCAACAAGCTGACACCAACAAACAGGACTTCAGGGAGTCTAATGTTTCTGCAAAATCTCAAATTACATTCAGTGAAGCCTGAATGTCATTGTTGCAAGATTCGAGCATTAATCTAACATGCTTCACTTCCACAGCTGTATTCTCACATTCTCACAAATGTTATGCAATGGAGTCATTATGCAAGAGAAGACGACTCGAAGAAGTGAAACAGCCTGCTTGAAATCTGATCTATGATGTTGCAGGGCTGCGTATGCAAACTGCTGACTAAAGGGGTTTATTTACAAATGGAAGCTTTGGTGCAGTCTGCAGTGTTTATTATGGACCGATTTCTGCGCAGATATgtgaagaaaaacactgaattacTGCCTCTAATACATCCAGAGCCAGCTATTCTCCCCTTCTGCAGACATATCCCACGTTAAATTCTGCTCTCCTGCATTAAAATTGAGGACCGGAAATAAGCAGGACACTGCTTTAAACATTTTAGGTAAGAACTTTGTGACAACCGACAGGATGGACACCAAATTTAGGCATGATTAAAGCTGTCAGAGACCTAAAACAACTAATTCAGAAGCACTCTGAGATGCAAAACTTCATTCACATGAAGACACGTTTATCATATTATTCTGCAGCATTAGTTGTACTTTTCTTACTGTCCTACATGCCTATTTGTGCAATTCAAGAACCTTTTCTAAATGCATTACTGAAACATACgcaaactctaaatgcattacAGAAGCCTGCAAACCAAATTGAGAGCTGCGAAGTTATTGCATTAGCAGAAAACTGACCTGGGGTCACAAAGGAAGTCCGTACTCTCTCCATCAGCTCTCCACACCAGCCACTCTCTGAAGGAAGGGTGACAAAACATGCGCGTCTTGTCCCTCCGTTTGATGAGAAAGCACGAGAGCAGCTCCATGCGTTGCTGAAAGTCCTCCCATTGTAGCTCCCCCTGGACGAACCCCGCGTTGATGGCGTTGAACAGCTGCTCGTCAGTCAGGGGGTGCAGCGAGGCGAGCGATACGTTGAGGATCGGCAGTGAGCGCTCAAAGGCTGAATTGGTCATGAATTTCATGTTACACTGTAACTGGTACAGTTCTGCCAGTGAAACAGGCACGACTTTGTAACTGGCACTTTTGATCACGAGGTGGCCTCTTTCAAACAGATCCAGGGTGAGTTTGAGATACAGGTAGGACCCTTGGCTGCGGGAGATCAGGTGGCTACTTAGCTTGCCGACTGTGATAGGATCGGCCTTGCCGTTCAGGCTAATATTGTTCATGATGTCCTTGCTGCCGTTGATACGATACTGGATATATGCGTTGAGGTCATTGCTGATCTCTTTGTTGTCAGAAAAGTCATCCAGGGAGATTTTGGAGAAGGGCAGGAGGCTGGTGATCTCCTATTGAAGACAAGATAAAGACAGAGCGTGACATAAAAACATACATCTGAGCTTCAATGTACTATTAAAGTGTCAatgcatgaaaaaaagtaatttggtgCAGTGTTTgcattacagacacagctgtaTTACTCAATACCAcagccaataaataaataatttaattaattaaaagcaaaaatattctTTGCATCCTGAGCTGccattaagaaaaacaaaatctgcctGTGTACGTGTATTATCAGAGGAGTTTCTTTGAGCAGTGGGGAAGCAAGCATGCTGAGCTATCAGGCCAAAGCAGACACTTGTTACTGTTCAAAATGTGGCTGTGAGGAAAACAGGAGTGGGGAAACTGAGTATTAAGAGGCAGGGGATGGATGGGATGGTAGCTAGCGGGCAAGCAGAGGTCTGAACTAGGGCTCACATTTCAATCTGTGTCCCAGGGGTTGGAGAAATCAATGCACCTTAATCCTCCAATCCTCTGCCTGTCTGAGGCTAGAGAAACATTGCCTCCGCAAGATAACATTTTTCCTCTCCCTCATCATGAGAAGGCAGcgcaaacagacaaacacacacaagcacatgtATGCACACGCTCAATAAAACATACCGAACACAATCCACAAGATTGGGGGGAGGGGGTGCAAACAACACCTCAGAGATTGTCCAGATATTAGTCTAGCAGGCAAGGGCCAATATATCGAACCCTTCCTCCGAGGTGAGATGCTATTTGTCTGTTCAAAGCACAAAACAATAGCGTGACAATTTCATCTCTATGCACAACTCTGATTCTGTCTGCAAATAAGAAACATTTCATGCCTTCATATTTTCTTGTCTTAACAATGCTATCTTGATTATTCTTCCATGATTCATTTTTGCTATGCCCCGAGTTAGTCGGGCAGTAAAGCAGATaagctttatttattcactGAGGGGTTTTTTGCAAGAGACACCTGAGTACAAGCGACAAGTACAAATGTACACGCATAATATTACAAGTATGAAGTGATAATGCTTTAAAGTCGATCATTTAGTGCTTCCAATTTCAAGCTAAATTGCAGCTTATACAAACACTAAGCTGCAGAGTTTCTGAACTTGTAGCCGAAAGCTTAGATAGCAAagccatacacacacagacgcaggtTTACCGATGgcttttgcatattaatgatggCCAAATGGTTCAGATAACTTACAAAGCCGAATGTAACCACTGTCTGCACTGAATGGCAATGCTGCTGACTGCTGTGTCCAGAGCTTTAATGTTAGGGGAAACGGTATGAGAATACAGCATGGAGCGTACAGTTTGTGCTTTTGATCTTTTGTAGGAACTTGCTCTAAAAACTTTTGAAGGAAGTAGGAACCATCATCATTAGCTCATATTTCAGTTTCAAGAACCTTTGAGTAATGCAAGTGTATGGTCATTATAGTCTATTGCATGGAGCAGGACTGACAACCATCATGTCCAAACaacattttatatacattttctttatttactgtatttatttctctatttattttattttgaatgctGTGCA
It encodes:
- the LOC113035147 gene encoding protein TANC1-like isoform X1; the encoded protein is MASLAFVLVPFVFQVVAYHYCQADNTYTCLVPEFVHSIAALLCRAHQLSAYRELLLKEPHLQSMLSLRSCVQDPMAAFRRGVLEPLANLRKERRIPEEDYIILIDGLNEAEFHKPDYGDTIASFITKIIAKFPSWLKLVVTVRINLVEITSLLPFSKISLDDFSDNKEISNDLNAYIQYRINGSKDIMNNISLNGKADPITVGKLSSHLISRSQGSYLYLKLTLDLFERGHLVIKSASYKVVPVSLAELYQLQCNMKFMTNSAFERSLPILNVSLASLHPLTDEQLFNAINAGFVQGELQWEDFQQRMELLSCFLIKRRDKTRMFCHPSFREWLVWRADGESTDFLCDPRTGHALMAFMLSRQEGKLNRQQTMELGHHILKAHIFKGLSKKTGVSSSVLQALWINCSTDGLSAALASLRNLYTPNVKVSRLLMLGGANVNYRTEVLNNAPVLCVQCHLGHQEIVSLLLEFGASVDVVSENGMSPLCFSAAAGHLGQVMLLCKKEAKVDHVDKSGQCALVHAALRGHLEIIQYLLELEWSAEGQQQDCSLKSKALQQALIAASSMGHTQVVRGLLALNNEHAVQIDSHDTLWGEIVLVTSHLCATAPCGEWEKCACTSTYGLRRTFNHHLPHSSEVVSFQLLQDQYVCQLQVELQ
- the LOC113035147 gene encoding protein TANC1-like isoform X2 gives rise to the protein MASLAFVLVPFVFQVVAYHYCQADNTYTCLVPEFVHSIAALLCRAHQLSAYRELLLKEPHLQSMLSLRSCVQDPMAAFRRGVLEPLANLRKERRIPEEDYIILIDGLNEAEFHKPDYGDTIASFITKIIAKFPSWLKLVVTVRINLVEITSLLPFSKISLDDFSDNKEISNDLNAYIQYRINGSKDIMNNISLNGKADPITVGKLSSHLISRSQGSYLYLKLTLDLFERGHLVIKSASYKVVPVSLAELYQLQCNMKFMTNSAFERSLPILNVSLASLHPLTDEQLFNAINAGFVQGELQWEDFQQRMELLSCFLIKRRDKTRMFCHPSFREWLVWRADGESTDFLCDPRTGHALMAFMLSRQEGKLNRQQTMELGHHILKAHIFKGLSKKTGVSSSVLQALWINCSTDGLSAALASLRNLYTPNVKVSRLLMLGGANVNYRTEVLNNAPVLCVQCHLGHQEIVSLLLEFGASVDVVSENGMSPLCFSAAAGHLGQVMLLCKKEAKVDHVDKSGQCALVHAALRGHLEIIQYLLELEWSAEGQQQDCSLKSKALQQALIAASSMGHTQVVRGLLALNNEHAVQIDSHDTLWGEIVLVTSHLCATAPCGEWEKCACTSTYGLRRTFNHHLPHSR